The following proteins are co-located in the Fluviicola sp. genome:
- a CDS encoding SUMF1/EgtB/PvdO family nonheme iron enzyme, which yields MDKQQQLDQLFAGAKQDPVMQSFEQTKDTFLASLNNPAVNKPQTKQVFTKKWIIMLTTVSTLSISLFLLWNSGETNNTPQQTQPAKTESRISSNTSIPAQQTPKPPSKQINTPKEAPFLATIQELVTELPLTLNPENDRVEIRENGYDRKTASIKTLDDPAYQFPKLTEEEIATTRKKKKAMLKALAKHDKSTYVYVPSGSFDYNGKLISVQAFYIGTGEVTNFEYRTFLFDLLIQDRKSEFLKAKPDQSAWNKELKDGGKAWEEQYFSHPAFNDFPVVNISREGAELYCKWLSEEVRKYVGTDKEAQFNDVRLPLRAEWVKAASNEGKQLPYPWDGQYRRNSRGSFQANFTHDIVKDQIDTSRWRNTIIYDNADILAPSKSFWPNALGLYNMAGNAAEMVYEGMDRSEPGTAGGSWRSYGDDIKIYAPDPYKGVTEAKPTIGFRVVSTFLTLTIKSIKTGN from the coding sequence ATGGATAAGCAACAACAATTAGATCAGCTTTTCGCCGGTGCGAAACAGGATCCGGTGATGCAGTCGTTTGAACAGACCAAAGACACATTCCTTGCTTCTTTGAACAATCCTGCGGTGAATAAACCCCAAACGAAACAAGTATTCACCAAAAAATGGATCATCATGTTAACAACTGTAAGCACCTTAAGCATCTCCCTCTTCCTTTTGTGGAACAGCGGAGAAACGAATAACACACCTCAGCAAACCCAACCGGCGAAAACAGAATCCCGTATATCTTCAAACACTTCCATTCCTGCTCAGCAAACCCCAAAACCACCCTCCAAACAGATCAACACACCGAAAGAAGCGCCTTTCCTGGCAACCATCCAGGAACTGGTTACGGAATTGCCGTTAACCCTAAACCCTGAAAATGACCGCGTGGAAATCCGGGAAAATGGGTACGACCGCAAAACAGCTTCTATTAAAACGTTGGACGATCCTGCCTACCAGTTCCCGAAACTGACCGAAGAAGAAATCGCAACTACCAGAAAGAAGAAAAAAGCCATGCTGAAAGCATTGGCCAAGCACGACAAAAGCACTTATGTTTACGTTCCAAGCGGAAGTTTCGATTACAACGGGAAGCTGATTTCCGTGCAGGCGTTTTACATCGGAACGGGTGAAGTCACCAACTTCGAGTACCGCACATTCCTGTTTGATTTGCTCATCCAGGACCGAAAAAGCGAATTCCTGAAAGCAAAACCGGATCAATCGGCCTGGAACAAAGAACTCAAAGACGGTGGAAAAGCCTGGGAAGAACAGTATTTCTCACATCCCGCTTTCAATGATTTCCCTGTAGTCAATATAAGCCGCGAAGGAGCCGAATTGTATTGCAAGTGGCTTTCAGAAGAGGTTCGCAAATACGTTGGAACGGATAAAGAAGCCCAGTTCAATGATGTGCGCTTACCGCTCCGCGCGGAATGGGTAAAAGCAGCCAGCAATGAAGGCAAGCAGCTTCCTTATCCCTGGGACGGGCAATACCGCCGCAATTCTCGCGGTTCATTCCAGGCAAATTTCACCCACGATATTGTGAAAGATCAAATTGATACCTCAAGATGGCGAAACACGATAATCTACGACAACGCAGACATTCTTGCACCTTCCAAATCCTTTTGGCCGAATGCACTGGGTTTATACAACATGGCCGGAAATGCTGCCGAAATGGTTTATGAAGGAATGGACAGAAGTGAACCCGGAACAGCAGGCGGCTCATGGCGTAGTTACGGCGATGATATTAAAATCTACGCGCCAGATCCTTACAAAGGAGTTACGGAAGCGAAGCCCACAATTGGTTTCCGGGTAGTGAGCACCTTCCTGACGCTGACTATAAAAAGTATCAAAACAGGGAATTAA
- a CDS encoding MarC family protein produces the protein MGLIQSFIDMLFIGVITLFPVVNPIGSAFIVNPYLSHLEIHEKRKAVKKIALYAFILCTIALFAGHWILEIFGITIPVVQLAGGVMICKIGWEFLSSDKKEEKPVTDEGGNAVSSNYALIQDKLFYPITFPITTGAGSISVLFTLSAHSANAHINLYLINTGAILLAIIVICSLIYFFYLNTKKIIRVIGKEGEQILNRIMAFLIFCVGLQIGITGIKALI, from the coding sequence ATGGGTCTGATCCAATCTTTCATCGACATGCTTTTTATCGGGGTTATTACGCTCTTCCCGGTTGTAAACCCGATCGGTTCTGCGTTTATCGTCAATCCGTATTTATCCCATTTAGAAATCCACGAAAAAAGAAAAGCGGTCAAGAAAATTGCCTTGTATGCATTCATCTTGTGCACAATAGCGCTTTTCGCCGGACATTGGATCCTGGAAATTTTCGGCATTACGATTCCGGTTGTGCAACTTGCCGGAGGCGTGATGATTTGTAAGATCGGCTGGGAATTCCTTTCCTCGGATAAAAAAGAAGAAAAGCCCGTTACGGATGAAGGAGGCAATGCGGTGAGTTCCAATTATGCCCTTATCCAGGATAAATTGTTCTATCCCATTACTTTCCCGATTACAACCGGAGCCGGTTCCATTTCCGTGCTTTTTACCTTAAGTGCCCACAGTGCCAACGCACATATTAATTTGTATCTGATCAATACGGGCGCTATTCTTTTAGCAATCATTGTTATCTGTTCCCTGATCTATTTCTTCTACCTGAACACGAAAAAAATCATCCGGGTAATCGGCAAGGAAGGCGAACAGATCCTCAACCGCATCATGGCATTCCTGATCTTTTGCGTCGGGCTGCAAATCGGGATTACGGGGATTAAAGCGCTTATCTAA
- a CDS encoding VWD domain-containing protein: MKKHVTFFGLFALLALGTANAQEKTAFGTDFQSIRKEMVAWDAVRGEWLAQSMEAMANKRPTPDRNFPEEYTPAEMFGAMPSATQDKVRSQIQRSSTTSDSVSRTQWSRLNSFTNRTPDCKPVMGRTYGDPHLKSFDGATYSFQTVGEFTLAKSGSGNVNVQVRQRNQSDDFSLNTAVAMNVGGDRVCFYANEKPDGNTTTPLRINGEPVYIEGTNYYLEHGGTITQSGRNDYTITWPTGEKVKLDGSSSGGMGFYNIAVEVYPCSDTYDGILGNANGRTSDDFDVRNSMGGIASSNWNMGVFGSTNSRDQQLEKEYLAFLAKDFARQYRITPQESLFDYGFNQSTFAFTDESFPRIHRTLGDMNGDDYRRAQRECERRGFTGSDLSACIYDNGFLRIEPIPKPNIPNRTAGRQLEPVRTPSPNVNPGQKPYRERYPEPRTSGTPGGNTGNNGVPRDEKTSGGSERTIVDKDASRSANSKDPETTGSNGTSTRPVRENSSNTPSETTTKPSETVNPRVYNSGSSTSTPPVKEPEVTRPVYNKPVYTEPVKTEPVRTEPVRTQPIKVEPRYTPPPSNPVSTPTQRPASTPVSTPASTPSKPTTSPIRRGG, translated from the coding sequence GGCTGGCTCAGTCGATGGAAGCAATGGCGAATAAAAGACCAACTCCGGACCGCAATTTCCCGGAAGAATACACCCCTGCAGAAATGTTTGGCGCCATGCCAAGCGCAACACAAGACAAAGTCCGTTCGCAAATCCAGCGATCGAGTACTACCAGCGACAGCGTATCACGCACACAATGGTCGCGATTGAACAGCTTTACAAACAGAACACCCGATTGCAAACCTGTAATGGGAAGAACTTACGGTGATCCGCATTTGAAATCATTTGACGGGGCAACGTATTCCTTCCAGACAGTCGGAGAGTTTACTTTGGCAAAATCCGGAAGCGGAAACGTGAATGTGCAGGTACGCCAGCGCAACCAGTCCGATGATTTCTCTTTGAACACAGCCGTAGCCATGAATGTGGGCGGTGACCGTGTTTGTTTCTATGCCAATGAAAAACCGGACGGTAATACCACTACTCCGCTTCGAATCAACGGTGAACCGGTATACATTGAAGGAACCAATTATTACCTGGAGCACGGCGGAACGATCACACAATCCGGAAGAAACGATTATACCATTACCTGGCCGACAGGAGAAAAAGTAAAACTGGACGGTTCATCCAGCGGCGGCATGGGATTCTACAACATCGCAGTGGAGGTTTATCCTTGCTCCGATACTTACGACGGAATCCTTGGAAATGCGAACGGAAGAACTTCAGATGATTTCGATGTACGCAACAGCATGGGAGGAATTGCTTCTTCCAACTGGAACATGGGAGTTTTCGGTTCCACCAATTCCCGCGACCAGCAACTGGAAAAAGAATACCTGGCATTTTTAGCAAAGGATTTCGCCCGCCAATACCGCATTACTCCGCAAGAGTCTTTGTTTGACTACGGATTTAACCAAAGCACCTTTGCTTTTACAGATGAATCCTTCCCACGCATACATCGCACACTGGGCGATATGAACGGAGACGATTACAGAAGAGCCCAGAGAGAATGCGAACGCAGAGGATTTACCGGAAGCGACCTGAGCGCTTGTATCTACGACAACGGATTCCTGCGCATCGAACCAATTCCCAAGCCAAACATCCCGAACCGCACAGCCGGAAGACAATTGGAACCGGTGAGAACACCTTCTCCGAACGTAAACCCGGGTCAAAAACCTTACAGAGAGCGTTACCCGGAACCAAGAACAAGTGGAACTCCAGGCGGAAATACAGGAAACAACGGTGTTCCGAGAGACGAAAAAACTTCCGGAGGATCCGAGAGAACGATTGTAGATAAGGACGCAAGCCGTTCTGCAAACAGCAAAGACCCTGAAACAACAGGAAGCAACGGCACTTCGACCAGACCGGTTCGAGAAAACTCTTCCAATACGCCTTCCGAAACAACAACAAAACCTTCGGAAACGGTGAATCCGCGTGTGTACAACTCCGGTTCATCCACTTCAACACCACCGGTAAAAGAGCCGGAAGTTACAAGACCGGTTTACAACAAACCCGTTTATACGGAACCGGTTAAAACGGAACCTGTGAGAACAGAGCCCGTGAGAACACAACCGATTAAAGTAGAACCAAGATATACACCGCCACCGAGCAACCCGGTATCCACACCAACGCAGCGTCCGGCTAGTACGCCCGTTTCGACACCGGCTTCAACCCCATCAAAACCAACGACTTCTCCGATAAGAAGAGGAGGTTAA
- a CDS encoding RNA polymerase sigma factor — MKDKQDAFLKLYEPVHERFERFCRARVYTEMDYRDLMNDTLLVAYEKFDSLRSTEAFLSFLFSICVRVLGNYHQKKRENRIPEGNMHLQIRDRNANPQSHADVHYLYEALAQLSAEQRESIILFEISGFSIQEITVIQNASESAVKQRLKRGREKLMKILTYEASLKTVQSHG, encoded by the coding sequence ATGAAGGACAAACAGGACGCATTTCTAAAACTCTACGAACCGGTTCATGAACGGTTTGAACGCTTCTGCAGGGCGCGGGTTTATACGGAAATGGATTACAGGGATTTGATGAACGACACCCTTTTGGTGGCTTATGAAAAATTTGATTCCCTGCGGTCAACGGAAGCCTTTCTTTCTTTTTTGTTCAGCATTTGTGTACGTGTTTTAGGGAATTATCACCAAAAGAAGCGCGAAAACCGCATTCCGGAAGGAAATATGCACCTGCAAATCCGCGACAGGAACGCCAATCCGCAATCTCATGCAGACGTTCATTATTTGTATGAAGCATTGGCTCAATTGTCGGCAGAGCAACGGGAAAGTATCATCCTTTTCGAAATATCGGGATTCAGCATCCAGGAGATTACTGTCATTCAAAACGCATCCGAATCAGCTGTAAAACAACGCCTGAAGCGGGGACGTGAAAAACTGATGAAAATCCTCACGTATGAAGCTTCTTTAAAAACAGTACAAAGTCATGGATAA
- a CDS encoding AsmA-like C-terminal region-containing protein, which yields MKRKKWLVRSVKWFFGILLTLVLLISFLLYIFKDDIIDYAISEINKTLKTEVHVDEIDVTFWATFPNLSLDFNGVFIQDAFPDATRRDTLLYTEQIRLKFNPMDIWNEKYNVKKVDIKPGTLQLKVNKKGAVNYDIFKESKSDEKTNFNLTLESIHATGIRFSYSNKVNENSYKTKVQDIQLVGNFTQDKFDIATNADFYIQRIQNGLVPFIINQQASTQVAIHIDQISETFSIDRGKLLLAGIPFDFDVKVDTTEVSLKIDADKIPLAELANNLAMKEVKTVSELKGSGTGTFHLDFQNGLAKDSYPKVDCQFSIDNGRLTEPTKGLTLRNIDLKGYYSTLKGKDKEELTIKNVAFQTISGPFSGNLAIRRFSKPSYRGAAKGSVDLEVIHALFHIPKIEELSGRVKVNTNFHLETVFENQEAVVEIVDGNGTALMDNVDFRLQNDSRKFYDIYGNLILNRSDAVLEALKVHLGESDLELNGSFNYIDQFLQDKHTLDIAVIAESKKINLKDFTNTIAGDPKTTASNHEWMMPTLINGNVKLNVDAIHMDHHTFSQINGEMTVGNRSISIQKLHGITGNATVRGTLAVVESSPQYFQLATSLSSKDIYFKPIFREWNNFDQEVIKEDNISGRAEAILDMKAPFDLTYGILKDELEAQIQLKIIGGQLKNVSTFTALTKDLKTTKTKMILKGREIDALGEKLNDIRFQTLENTILIKKSTIVIPKMEIKSSALNISVEGKHKFNNDIDYRFAFRFRELKEQKDESEFGIVEDDGTGFKIFVRMYGNLSDPVIEWDKTSRKEESKQNREEAKKEAISILKSELGLFKKDTTIKKYQPPKKEYEVLKIEFGKEEEVNPYEEKKKIEKEKKGLKKFGEKLKEKGKPDEKEEFTVE from the coding sequence ATGAAGCGGAAGAAGTGGCTGGTGAGATCTGTGAAATGGTTCTTCGGAATCCTGCTTACCCTTGTTTTGCTCATTAGTTTCCTGCTTTACATCTTTAAGGACGACATTATCGACTATGCGATTTCGGAGATCAACAAAACCCTGAAAACAGAAGTTCATGTGGACGAGATCGACGTAACTTTCTGGGCCACATTCCCCAATTTGAGCCTTGATTTCAACGGTGTATTCATCCAGGACGCATTTCCGGATGCTACGCGCAGAGACACGTTGCTTTACACCGAACAAATCCGTTTGAAGTTCAACCCGATGGATATCTGGAATGAAAAATACAATGTCAAGAAAGTAGATATCAAACCCGGAACTCTTCAACTGAAAGTCAACAAAAAAGGCGCAGTCAATTACGACATCTTCAAGGAATCCAAATCCGATGAAAAAACGAATTTCAACCTGACCCTGGAATCCATTCACGCAACCGGGATCCGTTTTTCCTATTCGAACAAGGTCAACGAGAACAGTTACAAGACGAAAGTCCAGGACATTCAGCTTGTGGGGAATTTTACGCAGGACAAATTCGATATTGCTACAAATGCCGATTTCTATATTCAGCGCATTCAGAACGGACTGGTTCCATTCATCATCAATCAGCAGGCTTCCACACAAGTAGCCATTCACATCGATCAAATCTCGGAAACTTTCTCCATTGACCGCGGAAAACTATTGCTTGCCGGAATTCCGTTTGATTTTGATGTGAAAGTCGACACGACTGAAGTCAGCCTGAAAATAGACGCCGACAAAATTCCGCTTGCCGAACTGGCCAACAACCTGGCCATGAAGGAAGTGAAAACCGTTTCGGAACTTAAAGGTTCGGGAACCGGAACATTTCACCTGGATTTTCAAAACGGGCTGGCAAAAGATTCTTATCCGAAAGTCGACTGCCAATTTTCCATTGATAACGGAAGGCTGACCGAACCGACAAAAGGCTTAACGCTTCGCAATATTGACCTGAAAGGATATTATTCGACTCTGAAAGGAAAAGACAAGGAAGAACTGACGATCAAAAACGTAGCATTTCAAACGATCAGCGGGCCTTTTTCAGGGAACCTGGCCATTCGCCGTTTCTCCAAACCCAGTTACCGCGGGGCCGCGAAAGGATCTGTCGATCTGGAAGTCATTCACGCGTTGTTCCACATACCGAAGATCGAAGAACTGTCCGGAAGAGTGAAAGTCAATACCAATTTCCACCTCGAAACCGTATTCGAAAACCAGGAAGCAGTGGTTGAAATCGTGGATGGAAACGGAACGGCACTCATGGACAATGTGGATTTCCGGCTTCAGAATGATTCGCGCAAATTCTATGACATTTACGGGAACCTGATCCTGAACAGAAGCGATGCCGTGCTGGAAGCACTGAAAGTACATCTGGGCGAATCCGACCTGGAGCTGAACGGAAGTTTCAATTACATCGACCAGTTCCTGCAGGACAAGCACACACTGGATATTGCAGTAATTGCTGAAAGCAAAAAGATTAACCTGAAAGATTTCACCAATACCATTGCGGGAGATCCGAAAACGACTGCTTCCAATCACGAGTGGATGATGCCGACCCTGATCAATGGAAATGTGAAATTGAATGTCGATGCGATCCATATGGACCATCACACTTTTTCACAAATCAACGGAGAAATGACCGTGGGAAACAGAAGTATTTCCATTCAAAAACTCCATGGAATCACAGGAAATGCCACCGTTCGCGGAACACTGGCGGTGGTGGAATCGTCACCGCAGTATTTCCAGCTGGCAACCAGTCTGAGCTCGAAAGACATTTACTTCAAACCGATCTTCCGGGAATGGAACAATTTTGACCAGGAAGTGATCAAAGAAGACAACATCAGCGGCCGTGCAGAAGCGATCCTGGACATGAAAGCACCGTTTGACCTGACTTACGGGATCCTGAAAGACGAACTGGAAGCCCAGATCCAATTGAAAATCATCGGCGGACAATTGAAAAACGTGAGCACATTTACCGCGCTTACCAAAGACCTGAAAACGACCAAAACCAAAATGATCCTGAAAGGACGGGAAATTGATGCACTGGGAGAAAAGTTAAACGACATCCGCTTCCAGACTTTGGAAAACACCATCCTGATCAAGAAAAGTACGATCGTGATTCCTAAAATGGAAATCAAATCCAGTGCGCTCAACATCAGTGTAGAAGGAAAACACAAGTTCAACAACGACATCGATTACCGCTTTGCTTTCCGTTTCCGGGAATTAAAAGAGCAAAAAGACGAATCGGAATTCGGGATCGTGGAAGACGACGGAACAGGTTTCAAGATCTTCGTGCGCATGTATGGAAACCTGAGCGATCCGGTGATCGAATGGGACAAAACTTCCCGCAAGGAAGAATCCAAACAAAACCGGGAAGAGGCGAAAAAAGAAGCTATTTCCATTCTGAAGTCAGAATTGGGGCTGTTTAAAAAAGACACCACCATCAAAAAATACCAGCCTCCGAAAAAAGAGTACGAAGTATTGAAGATCGAATTCGGAAAGGAAGAAGAAGTGAACCCGTACGAGGAAAAGAAAAAGATTGAAAAGGAGAAGAAAGGTTTGAAGAAATTCGGTGAGAAACTAAAAGAAAAAGGAAAACCGGACGAGAAAGAAGAATTTACGGTGGAATAA
- a CDS encoding T9SS type A sorting domain-containing protein yields the protein MRFVTLLCILLLGTGAAFSQSISGNMNSEAHSEALRYGNVDIYKGDKLVASVLTDKLGNFAVALDTGTYVCVMNYAGYSPIRKEIKVTGDEIANFKMKEDPTVPKRAAKRDDGELLDEMRSIEEVAVSSYKLESKSTAATITREDIRRAPTRSRGDYMGATGGTLATDGTVMAVHPGSGTYNGTASSRLLTAGEINDFSKWKMWQDLNKGELATYQKTWEIAPSGRYTVMLQSENGIPIVDAIVQLLLNRKVVFTTRTDNTGKAECWLTIKNETPEVNGKLSIQITYDGKVSIIHKVSAFENGLNHQKLNISCQEIQNVDVAFVVDATGSMGDEISFLQAEMSDVIFQSKQISNKLNFRFANVYYRDAGDSYVTKSMNFNRILSESDAFINEQSAGGGGDFPEAMDVGLDSAINNLSWSESARARILFLILDAPPHQGSEINERLQRLILQAAEKGIRIVPVGASGIDKSTEYLMRALALGTNGTYTFLTDHSGIGNSHIKPSTDHYEVETLNAILVRILKSYTYMPDCQQNIPDLALDIPDSIVSTVPEVDSTDTNAVKPDPKALNITWSYYPNPTNGVITILPNTDIKELYVSDLSGKVLQILPKLKKDERIQVDLSGYATGIYLIRYLDENNHWLSGKVVLQRTS from the coding sequence ATGAGATTCGTTACCCTTCTATGCATCCTTTTACTCGGAACGGGCGCTGCCTTTTCCCAATCCATTTCCGGAAATATGAATTCCGAAGCGCACAGCGAAGCCCTTCGTTACGGAAATGTCGACATTTACAAAGGTGACAAACTGGTTGCTTCCGTTCTGACAGACAAACTGGGAAATTTTGCCGTTGCGCTCGACACCGGAACTTATGTTTGTGTGATGAATTACGCCGGCTATTCTCCTATCCGGAAAGAAATCAAAGTTACCGGAGATGAGATCGCTAACTTTAAAATGAAAGAAGACCCCACTGTACCAAAACGCGCCGCAAAACGCGACGATGGTGAGCTGCTCGATGAAATGCGCTCTATTGAGGAAGTTGCAGTATCCAGCTATAAACTGGAAAGCAAATCCACGGCAGCAACCATTACACGTGAAGACATCAGGCGCGCACCGACACGCAGCAGAGGAGATTACATGGGTGCAACCGGTGGAACACTTGCCACAGACGGAACCGTCATGGCGGTCCATCCCGGATCCGGCACCTACAATGGAACAGCAAGTTCCAGGCTATTGACCGCAGGAGAGATCAACGATTTCTCGAAGTGGAAAATGTGGCAGGATTTGAACAAAGGTGAATTGGCAACTTACCAGAAAACCTGGGAAATTGCTCCGTCAGGAAGATATACGGTGATGCTGCAATCAGAAAACGGAATTCCGATCGTGGATGCCATTGTGCAGTTATTATTAAACCGCAAAGTCGTATTTACGACCCGCACCGATAACACCGGAAAAGCGGAATGCTGGCTGACCATCAAAAACGAAACCCCGGAAGTAAACGGGAAATTGTCTATTCAAATCACTTACGACGGAAAAGTATCCATCATTCATAAAGTAAGCGCTTTTGAAAACGGGTTAAACCACCAGAAATTAAATATCTCCTGCCAGGAAATTCAGAATGTCGACGTGGCTTTTGTAGTCGATGCTACGGGTTCTATGGGCGACGAGATCAGCTTCCTGCAAGCGGAAATGAGCGATGTCATTTTCCAGTCAAAACAAATTAGTAACAAACTGAATTTCCGGTTCGCGAATGTCTATTACAGGGACGCAGGCGATTCGTATGTTACTAAAAGCATGAATTTTAACCGCATCCTGTCCGAATCGGATGCTTTTATCAACGAGCAATCCGCGGGAGGTGGCGGTGACTTCCCGGAAGCAATGGACGTGGGCCTGGACTCCGCGATCAACAACCTGAGCTGGAGTGAAAGTGCACGTGCCCGCATCCTGTTCCTGATTTTAGACGCACCTCCGCACCAGGGCTCAGAGATCAATGAGCGGTTGCAGCGGTTGATCCTCCAGGCAGCCGAAAAAGGAATCCGCATTGTTCCTGTGGGGGCAAGCGGAATCGACAAAAGCACCGAATACCTGATGCGTGCTTTGGCTTTGGGCACCAACGGAACGTATACTTTCCTGACCGATCACAGCGGAATCGGGAACAGCCATATCAAGCCTTCTACAGACCATTATGAGGTAGAAACGCTGAATGCCATTTTGGTGCGCATCCTGAAAAGCTATACTTACATGCCGGATTGCCAGCAAAACATCCCCGATCTGGCTTTAGACATTCCAGATTCGATCGTTTCAACCGTTCCGGAAGTAGATTCAACCGACACGAATGCCGTAAAACCGGACCCGAAAGCATTGAATATTACCTGGAGTTACTATCCGAATCCGACCAATGGGGTCATTACCATTCTGCCGAATACGGATATCAAAGAATTGTATGTTTCCGATTTGAGCGGGAAAGTGCTTCAAATACTTCCAAAACTGAAAAAAGACGAACGCATCCAGGTCGATCTTTCCGGTTACGCAACGGGTATTTACCTCATCCGCTACCTGGACGAGAACAACCATTGGCTGAGCGGGAAAGTGGTGCTTCAGAGAACGAGTTAA